CAAAACCAGCCCGAAGGTGTTTAAGTGGAAGACTGTGGAATTGAAAGGCGGCGAAAGCCTCACCATCTCCAAACGTCACAACATCAAGCCTGTCACCACGCGCAAATATTATTCGGGGACACATAAAGTGGAGGTTTTGGTGAATGGGGTATCTTTGGGGGTTGCGAAGTTTGAACTCGACGCTGACTAACACGTTTCGCGCAGCTCAAAATCGTCCTCATTTGGCACATCCGCATCCGACAGCTCCACGCCCGTCACGTTTGCCAAGGGCGGGCCTTTTTGGCATGCCATCGCCATGTCTTTGATTTGCTGAGACGTGCCGCAGAATACGGCTTCGACTGTGCCATCGCGGCGATTGCGCACCCAGCCTTTGAGACCCAGCTTGCGCGCCGTCTTTTGCGTCCAGGCGCGATACCACACACCCTGCACCCGGCCAGAGATAATGGCGTGCTGCGCCACAAGATCGCTCATACTCACATCCCCGCCGGGGTTAAGTGGTGAAAGCCCTGCCACATGGGCTCATCGCCCTTCATGGGCACCTCTTCGACTAACAACATGTCCACCGGACGTGGGCCGTCTTGCAGGTACTCCAGCATCTGGCGCACATCGCCTTCTTCTCCGGCGAGCAAGATATCCATATCGTGGTTTTCGTTGGACCGCGCCCAACCATCCAAGTGCAACGTGGTGGCTTCTTCCACCAGCCAGCGCACAAAAACGTCGGAATGCACCAATCCACGTGCATGCAGACGGACAACTTTATCGTGGTGTTGGAATTGACGTTTAGGGCCTTGGTGATGACGGACACGTTCGCGTTTGGCGCGCCGGGGACGTTTTTCCTCCGGTCGTTCAAACGGGATGACGTTATCTTCTTCGTGCTCGTCGGCCATAAATCCCCTGAGGTCGGTGTGGATACCCGACTCCCATTGTAAGGGATTCGCCCCCTCTTCCCCACATTTTTTCAAAACGGCACAAAAAAGCCCCGCAATTCCGAAGAACCCGGGGCTTTTATGATCTAGGAGCTCACTTATTCAAACGACAAGATCACCTGGTCCACAGCCAAGCTGTCGCCCGGCTTGGCAGATACGTCTTTGACCGTGCCGTCTTGCGTCGCGCGCATGACGTTTTCCATCTTCATGGCTTCGATCACGGCTAGCTCTTCGCCCGCTTTGACCTCTTGGCCGACTTCGACGGAGACCGACAGCAACAAGCCCGGCATCGGCGACATCAGCAGTTTGGAGGTATCGGGCGGCAGTTTGATCGGCATGTGCTTGTAAAGCTCTGCACCCGTAGCAGACATCACCCGTACATCGGCTTGAGAGCCAGCGTGCAGCAAGCGATAGCCCACCGCCAAGCGATCACATTGAATAATCACGTCGACGCCGTTCACGGTGCCCGTAAACACGGCATCGGCCAATTGCCAATCAGAGCGCACTTCGATGGTCTGCTTGGTGTAACCGCGCGCCGAGATGTTGATATCCCAACCGCCGTCCACAGCCTCGACACTCACTGGAATGTGCTTTTTATCGACCAAAGCGATCCAGTCTTTGGACACTTGACGTTCGTGCCCGCCTTGCTGACCGCTGATGGACGCGGCACGGGCTTGATAGCCACAGTGCATAGCTGTCGCGACCGCAACGAAGATGGCCGGGTTGTCGTGCACCACGTCGGATGCATGGAAGCCGTCGGGGTATTCTTCGGCGATGAAGCCCGTAGACAGGTTGCCTTTGACGAAACGGTCGTGGTTCATCAACGCGGACAAGAACGCAATGTTGTGCTGAACGCCGCGGATGTAATAGCCGTCCAACGCTTGGCGCATGTTCATAATCGCCGTGTCACGATCCGCACCGTAGGTCACCAGCTTGGCGATCATGGGATCGTAGTGCATGGAAATCTCGCCGCCTTCATAGACGCCGGTGTCCACACGCACATCGTCACCTTCAGGGGCTTTGTAGCGGCTCAAACGGCCGATGGAAGGCAAGAAGTTGCGGAACGGGTCTTCGGCGTAAACGCGCGATTCAATGGACCAGCCTTCCAGCTTCACGTCGTCTTGGCTGATCGGCAGTTTTTCGCCTGCCGCCACACGGATCATCATCTCAACCAAATCGAGGCCCGTGATGTATTCCGTCACCGGGTGTTCCACCTGCAGACGCGTGTTCATTTCCAAGAAGTAGAAGTTCTTTTCTTGGTCAACAATGAACTCGACCGTACCGGCGGACACGTATTTCACAGCCTTGGCAAGTGCGACGGATTCTTCACCCATGGCTTTGCGGGTTTCAGGGTCGATGAACGGCGACGGTGCTTCTTCAATCACCTTTTGGTGGCGACGCTGAATGGAGCATTCTCGTTCATTCAAGTACACCACGTTGCCGTGTTGGTCGGCCATCACCTGGATTTCGATGTGACGCGGGTTGACGATGAATTTTTCAATAAACACACGGTCATCACCAAAGGACGATTTAGCTTCGCGCACAGCGGACACAAATGCTTCTTTCAAATCGGCATCGTTCTCGCAAACGCGCATGCCTTTGCCGCCACCACCGGCAGAAGCTTTCAGCATCACCGGATAGCCAACGTCGCCAGCGACCTTTTTGGCTTCTTTGAAGTCTTGCAGCGCTTTGGTGTAGCCCGGAACGGTGGACACACCGGCTTTTTCAGCCAGCTTTTTGGATTCGATCTTATCGCCCATGGCTTTGATGGCCAGTTCGTTCGGACCGATGAACGCAACGCCTTCGCGTTTCAGCTTGCGGCAAAACTCAGAATTTTCTGACAAGAAGCCATAGCCCGGGTGAACCGCTTCGGCTTTGGACTTCTTGATCACCTCCATGATTTTGTCGACACGCAGGTAGCTTTCCGAAGACGCTGCCGGGCCGATGCAATATGCTTCGTCGGCTTGTAAGACGTGCAAAGCATCGCGGTCGGCTTCGGAATACACCGCGACCGTTTTGATGCCCATGGCCTTCGCCGTTTTGATCACGCGGCATGCGATCTCGCCACGGTTGGCGATGAGGATTTTCTTGAACATTTTGGCACGCTTGGGCGCAGCTTTTTTCTTCGCTGCGGCCTTCTTAGCGGGCTTTTTAACTGCCTTTGTTGCAGACTTTTTGGCAGACATTGTGAGATCCCTTCTCAACTTTGCGTCCGACGCCCCCGCGCCGGACGACGTCATCAATCTTGATCGTTAAACAACGACATTACAGTCTTGGCTCTGGGAACGATGTAAAAACCGCCGACGATCAGCACCAGCAAGAACCAAGGAACCGCAGGGGTGTAAGTGATGTTGGCATAAATCGCCAAATACACTGCGGCGAAGTACGCCACCACCAAACCGCCGAAACGGCCCAGTTCCTTTGAGTTCTCTTTGCGCTGTTGATCGTCCAAGGTCATTCATTGAACTCCCATCACACCAAAATCGCTTACAACGGAATGTTGCCGTGTTTCTTCCACGGATTTTCGACATTTTTGTCTTTCAACATTCTGAGCGAACGCGAAATGCGCACACGCGTGTTGTGTGGCATGATCACGTCGTCGATAAAGCCCCGGCGACCCGCAACGAACGGGTTGGCGAAAGCTTTGCGATACTCTTCGGTGCGTGCCTCGATCTTGGCGGTGTCTTTCAAGTCGGCGCGGAAGATGATTTCCACAGCGCCCTTGGGACCCATCACAGCGATCTCAGCCGTCGGCCATGCGAAGTTCACGTCACCGCGCAAGTGCTTGGAGCTCATCACGTCATAGGCACCACCGTAAGCTTTACGCGTGATCACGGTGACCTTCGGCACGGTGGCTTCGGTATAAGCATACAGAAGCTTCGCGCCGTGGGTGATAATGCCGCCATGCTCTTGGGACGTGCCCGGCATGAAGCCCGGAACGTCGACGAACGTGACGATGGGAATGTTGAAGGAATCACAGAAGCGAACAAAGCGTGCTGCCTTGAGCGAGCTGTTGATGTCCAAACAACCCGCCAAAACCATAGGCTGGTTGGCAACAACGCCGACCGTGGAGCCTTCGATGCGAGCAAAGCCGATGATGATGTTTTCGGCGTATTTCGGCATCAGTTCGAAGAAATCACCTTCGTCGACGACTTTTTCGATCAGCTCTTTCATATCGTAAGGCTTGTTGGGATTGTCGGGGATGATGGTATCCAACGACATTTCCACGCGGTTCGGGCTGTCCGGGGTCGGACGCACCGGCGGCTTTTCTTTGTTGTTGGCCGGCAAGAAGTCGACAAAGCGGCGCAAGTACAACAATGCCTCTGCGTCGTTTTCAAAGGCGTTGTGCGCCACACCGGATTTCGCCGTGTGTGCGGATGCACCGCCCAGTTCTTCTTGGGTGACTTCTTCGTGGGTCACGGTTTTGACCACATCGGGGCCGGTCACGAACATGTAGGACGTGTCTTCGACCATAAAGATGAAGTCGGTCATGGCCGGAGAGTACACCGCGCCACCGGCGCAGGGCCCCATGATCACAGAAATCTGCGGGATCACGCCGGACGCCAGCACGTTGCGTGTAAAGACGTCTGCGTAGCCAGCCAGAGAATCAATGCCCTCCTGGATACGTGCGCCGCCGGAATCGTTCAAGCCGATGACCGGCGCGCCAACTTTCATGGCTTGGTCCATGATCTTGACGATCTTGTCCGCGTGCGTTTGGCTGAGCGATCCGCCGAAGACTGTAAAGTCTTGGCTAAAGACAAAGATCAAGCGGCCATTGATGGTGCCATAGCCCGTCACAACGCCGTCACCCGGAATAGAGTTTTTCTCCATACCGAAATCGGTGCATTTGTGCTCCACGAACATGTCCCATTCTTCGAAAGAACCGGGGTCGAGCAAAAGCTCAAGCCGTTCGCGGGCTGTCAACTTGCCCTTGGAATGCTGGTTGTCAATGCGTCGTTGCCCGCCACCGAGGCGCGCTTGCTCGCGTCGCTTTTCGAGTTCTTCAATAATATCGTGCACTGGTTTTCCCCAACGTCTCTTGAGAGAGAATTGTTATCGTTTCCATTTATTTTTCTTATTAAGCGCTTTTTTGCACCTGCGAAGCAAGAACGCAAGGCAAAAAATAACGTCTGACTTTTATCCTTCTCAACAAATTGATATAACCCCCTCATGAATCAAGGTTTGAAGTTTATATTAGAGATTGGTCCATTACTCGTGTTTTTCTTCATGAACGCGAGATATGGCATTTTTACCGCGACCGGGGCCTTCATGGTCGCGATCACCGTTTCGCTTGCGTACTCCTATATTCGCCTAAAACGCATCCCCACGTTGCCACTGGTCACGGGCATCGTGGTGCTGATCTTTGGGGGGCTAACACTGTACCTTGAGGACGAAACGTTCATCAAGCTCAAGCCGACCATCGTCAACACCCTATTCGCAACCGTATTGTTCGCAGGTTTGTTTTTCAAGAAAAGCTATCTCAAATCCGTTCTGGACGGCGCGATGCACTTGGATGACGAAGGATGGCGCAAACTGACCTGGCGTTGGGCGTTTTTCTTCATTGTGTTGGCGATCTTGAACGAAGCCGTGTGGCGCACCCAGACCACAGATTTCTGGGTGAACTTCAAAGTCTTCGCCATCATGCCCATCACCATCGTCTTCAGCCTCACACAGCTGCCTCTGATCTTCAAACATCAGATTGAAGACGAAGACCCGGCAGAACAGGCTTAAACGCCTAAAAAGTGTGCAACTGCATCGCCAGCCCCCGCCCTTAGCCCCTTTTTTGGGCTCAAGGGGCGGAAATGCTCTTGATTTTCCTGGCACATCGCTTGCAACCTAATCTCCGCGCCACAAATGAGGAGACCGCGTTGCATGAGCGAAAGCCCAACGCCGACGGAAAACACCCCACCCGCCTTCTTTGACGAAATGGTCCAATTGGGCGGCGAGCCGCGCAAAGGCATGGAACAGCTTGCCAGCTGGATGGTTGAAGCCCCGCGTGACATGCTCAAGATCCGCCAGACAGAAGCTGAAAACTTGTTTCGGCGCATCGGCATCACCTTTGCAGTTTATGGCGAAGGTGGCGATCCGGAACGCTTAATCCCGTTCGACATCGTGCCGCGCATCTTGCTGGCGTCGGAATGGGCCTTCATGTCGCGTGGTCTGGAACAGCGGGTCAAGGCGCTGAACATGTTCCTGCACGACGTATACCACGACCGAAATATCATCCGCGCGGGCGTCATACCCGAGAATCTGGTGCTGCAAAACAAAGCGTATCTTCCGGAAATGCGGGGCGTCACGGTGCCCGGTGGGGTTTACACCCACATCGCAGGCATTGATTTGGTCCGCACCGGTGCGGAAGAATTTTATGTGTTGGAAGACAACACCCGCACACCGTCTGGTGTGTCGTACATGCTGCAAAACCGCGAAGTGATGATGCGGCTGTTCCCCGAAATGTTCAACAGTCACCAAGTCGCCCCGGTGGAACGCTACCCCGAAGATTTGTTGGCAAGTCTCAAAACCGTGGCGCCGCCGACGTGTGAAGGTGACCCCACGGTCGTGGTGCTGTCCCCGGGTCTTTACAATTCCGCGTACTATGAGCACACCTTTTTGGCCGACAAAATGGGGATTGAGCTGGTGGAAGGCCAAGACTTGTTCGTCAAGGACAATACAGTCTTCATGCGCACCACCCAAGGCCCCGAACGCGTCGATGTGATCTACAAACGCTTGGATGACGACTTTATCGACCCGTTGGCGTTTCGCGCCGACAGCTCTTTGGGCGTGCCGGGTCTGATGAACGTTTATCGCTCTGGCGGTGTGACCATCACCAACGCTGTTGGGGGCGGCATTGCCGACGACAAAGCGATCTACATGTACGTGCCGGACATGATCAAATTCTATCTGGACGAAGAGCCCATTTTGAAAAACGTGCCCACGTATTGGTGTGCGCGTGATGACGATTACAAATACGTCTTAGACCATCTGGAAGAATTGGTGGTCAAAGAAGTCGCCGGGTCGGGCGGCTACGGCATGTTGGTGGGCCCTGCGTCCACCAAAGAAGAGCGTGAAGCCTACGCCTTGCGCATCAAGGCTGATCCTGCCGAATTCATTGCCCAGCCGACCCTGTCGCTGTCCACCTGCCCCACGTTTGTGGCGGACGGTTATGCACCGCGCCACGTGGATTTGCGTCCGTTTGTGCTGGTGGGCGCGGATAAAGTGAGATTGGTCCCCGGCGGTTTGACCCGCGTCGCCATGCGCGCAGGATCGCTGGTGGTGAACTCATCCCAAGGCGGCGGCACCAAAGACACCTGGATCCTTGAAGACTCTCTGAATCTAGGGGGTGCCAATGCTTAGTCGCACAGCCGCAAGCCTCTATTGGGTGGGGCGCTATATGGAACGCGCCGAAAACTTGGCCCGCATTTTGGAAGTTGGTTATCGCATGAGCCAGATGCCCGACTTAGAAGCGGGTGGCACACGCAACGAATGGCCGTCCAGCGCTGTCGCAGCGGCGTGTGAAGACGGCTTGATCGAAAAACACGGTGAAGCGAACTTGGACACGGTTCTCAGTTACATCGCGCTTGATCCAGAAAACCCGTCATCCATTCACGCGTGTCTTGAGACCGCGCGCACCAACGCCCGCGCCGTGCGGACAGCCGTGACGTCGGAGATGTGGGAAAGCCTCAACGACACGTGGCTGGAGTTCAACGGCCAATGGCGCAAGTCGCTCAAGAAAGACAATCTGTTGTCGTTTCTGGACTGGGTCAAAACCCGTTCGACGATTTTTCGCGGGGCCATGTCGGGCACCATGTTGCGCGATGAGCCCTATGCGTTCATCAATGTCGGCACATTTATCGAACGCACGGAAAATACGGCGCGCATTTTGGACGTGAAGTTTCACGTGTTGTTGCCCCAAGGCGAAAGCATTGGCGGTTCAGTCGATTATTACCAATGGGCGACGGTGCTGCGCTCCGTTTCGGCACTGGGCTCGTACCACTGGGTTTATCGCGATGCCATCAAGCCGTGGCAGGTAGCAGAGCTGTTGATCTTGAAAAAAGAAATGCCGCGTTCGCTGGTGTATACACTCAGTCAGGTCAGTTACTACTTAAACCAGATCGGTGATGGACACGGTCGGCGGTACGACAGCCAGCGCTTGGCTGGCAAGCTGCATTCTGAACTGGATTTCAGCAAGGTTGACGATATTTTCCAAGATGGCCTGCACGAATATTTAGATAAGTTTTTGGTGCGCAACAATAAGCTCGGCGTCGCCATCGCCGAAGACTTCCACTTTTATCTGTGAGGCGGTGAAGCGATGCATATCACGATCAATCACGAAACTGTCTACACCTATGAAGAGCCCGTCAGCTATTCGATCCAAAGCCTGCGTTTAACGCCCCAGCCCTACGACGGGCAAATCGTGCGTTCTTGGTCAATCGAAGCGCCTAAGGCTGGTATGCTGCATGCGTTTAGCGACAGCTTCGGCAACGTTACGCATACACTGGTTATCGACAAACCGCATGAAGAGGTCCGCATTCGGGTCAAGGGTGAGGTGCACACACAAGACACCAAAGGTTTTGTCAAAGGCACCACAGACCCCTTTCCCGCATCGTTCTATTTGCGTGAAACCGATCAGACCAAGCCCGACGGCGCCATCCGCGCCATCGCCCGGGCCGCACAAAGCAATGGCGAAGGCGTGTTGGATATTCTCCACGCGCTGATGGGCACAATCCGCGACGCCATCGACTATCAAACCGGCGAAACACACGCCATGACCACGGCGATTGAGGCGCTGACCAATGGCGCAGGCGTATGCCAGGACCATGCCCATGTGTTCATCGCCGCCGCACGCGCCATCGACATTCCGGCACGCTACGTTTCGGGGTATTTGCTCCATTCCGCCGATGGTGAAGAAAGCGAAGCTTCTCACGCCTGGGCAGAGGCTTTGGTGCCGGACTTGGGCTGGGTCGCTTTTGATGTTGCCAACAGCGTCTGCACGACGGATCATTATGTCCGAGTCGGCGTCGGCCTTGATTATCAAGAAGCCTCGCCGGTGCGCGGTGTTCGCCGTGGGGGTGGCGACGAAAAACTGGACGTCAGCGTTTTGGTTTCACAAACCCCAGGCAGCACAGTCAATTCGACAGGAGGGGCTCAGCAATAGCCCTTCCATCTCCACCTGGGGGGACTGCTCTGTGCATCATGGACGCATTACCAAAAACGACGGAAGACTGAAGATGACCTATTGCGTAGGCCTATATCTCGAAAACGGCTTGGTGATGCTGGCCGACACCCGCACCAACGCGGGCGTGGACAATGTTTCGACCTACTCCAAAACCTACACATGGGAAAAACCGGGTGAGTGCTCCATCGTATTGATGACGGCGGGCAACTTGGCCATCACACAAT
This window of the Magnetovibrio sp. PR-2 genome carries:
- a CDS encoding acylphosphatase; this translates as MSDLVAQHAIISGRVQGVWYRAWTQKTARKLGLKGWVRNRRDGTVEAVFCGTSQQIKDMAMACQKGPPLANVTGVELSDADVPNEDDFELRETC
- a CDS encoding acylphosphatase; the protein is MADEHEEDNVIPFERPEEKRPRRAKRERVRHHQGPKRQFQHHDKVVRLHARGLVHSDVFVRWLVEEATTLHLDGWARSNENHDMDILLAGEEGDVRQMLEYLQDGPRPVDMLLVEEVPMKGDEPMWQGFHHLTPAGM
- a CDS encoding acetyl/propionyl/methylcrotonyl-CoA carboxylase subunit alpha, with translation MFKKILIANRGEIACRVIKTAKAMGIKTVAVYSEADRDALHVLQADEAYCIGPAASSESYLRVDKIMEVIKKSKAEAVHPGYGFLSENSEFCRKLKREGVAFIGPNELAIKAMGDKIESKKLAEKAGVSTVPGYTKALQDFKEAKKVAGDVGYPVMLKASAGGGGKGMRVCENDADLKEAFVSAVREAKSSFGDDRVFIEKFIVNPRHIEIQVMADQHGNVVYLNERECSIQRRHQKVIEEAPSPFIDPETRKAMGEESVALAKAVKYVSAGTVEFIVDQEKNFYFLEMNTRLQVEHPVTEYITGLDLVEMMIRVAAGEKLPISQDDVKLEGWSIESRVYAEDPFRNFLPSIGRLSRYKAPEGDDVRVDTGVYEGGEISMHYDPMIAKLVTYGADRDTAIMNMRQALDGYYIRGVQHNIAFLSALMNHDRFVKGNLSTGFIAEEYPDGFHASDVVHDNPAIFVAVATAMHCGYQARAASISGQQGGHERQVSKDWIALVDKKHIPVSVEAVDGGWDINISARGYTKQTIEVRSDWQLADAVFTGTVNGVDVIIQCDRLAVGYRLLHAGSQADVRVMSATGAELYKHMPIKLPPDTSKLLMSPMPGLLLSVSVEVGQEVKAGEELAVIEAMKMENVMRATQDGTVKDVSAKPGDSLAVDQVILSFE
- a CDS encoding acyl-CoA carboxylase subunit beta; this encodes MHDIIEELEKRREQARLGGGQRRIDNQHSKGKLTARERLELLLDPGSFEEWDMFVEHKCTDFGMEKNSIPGDGVVTGYGTINGRLIFVFSQDFTVFGGSLSQTHADKIVKIMDQAMKVGAPVIGLNDSGGARIQEGIDSLAGYADVFTRNVLASGVIPQISVIMGPCAGGAVYSPAMTDFIFMVEDTSYMFVTGPDVVKTVTHEEVTQEELGGASAHTAKSGVAHNAFENDAEALLYLRRFVDFLPANNKEKPPVRPTPDSPNRVEMSLDTIIPDNPNKPYDMKELIEKVVDEGDFFELMPKYAENIIIGFARIEGSTVGVVANQPMVLAGCLDINSSLKAARFVRFCDSFNIPIVTFVDVPGFMPGTSQEHGGIITHGAKLLYAYTEATVPKVTVITRKAYGGAYDVMSSKHLRGDVNFAWPTAEIAVMGPKGAVEIIFRADLKDTAKIEARTEEYRKAFANPFVAGRRGFIDDVIMPHNTRVRISRSLRMLKDKNVENPWKKHGNIPL
- a CDS encoding septation protein A; amino-acid sequence: MNQGLKFILEIGPLLVFFFMNARYGIFTATGAFMVAITVSLAYSYIRLKRIPTLPLVTGIVVLIFGGLTLYLEDETFIKLKPTIVNTLFATVLFAGLFFKKSYLKSVLDGAMHLDDEGWRKLTWRWAFFFIVLAILNEAVWRTQTTDFWVNFKVFAIMPITIVFSLTQLPLIFKHQIEDEDPAEQA
- a CDS encoding circularly permuted type 2 ATP-grasp protein; its protein translation is MSESPTPTENTPPAFFDEMVQLGGEPRKGMEQLASWMVEAPRDMLKIRQTEAENLFRRIGITFAVYGEGGDPERLIPFDIVPRILLASEWAFMSRGLEQRVKALNMFLHDVYHDRNIIRAGVIPENLVLQNKAYLPEMRGVTVPGGVYTHIAGIDLVRTGAEEFYVLEDNTRTPSGVSYMLQNREVMMRLFPEMFNSHQVAPVERYPEDLLASLKTVAPPTCEGDPTVVVLSPGLYNSAYYEHTFLADKMGIELVEGQDLFVKDNTVFMRTTQGPERVDVIYKRLDDDFIDPLAFRADSSLGVPGLMNVYRSGGVTITNAVGGGIADDKAIYMYVPDMIKFYLDEEPILKNVPTYWCARDDDYKYVLDHLEELVVKEVAGSGGYGMLVGPASTKEEREAYALRIKADPAEFIAQPTLSLSTCPTFVADGYAPRHVDLRPFVLVGADKVRLVPGGLTRVAMRAGSLVVNSSQGGGTKDTWILEDSLNLGGANA
- a CDS encoding alpha-E domain-containing protein, which codes for MLSRTAASLYWVGRYMERAENLARILEVGYRMSQMPDLEAGGTRNEWPSSAVAAACEDGLIEKHGEANLDTVLSYIALDPENPSSIHACLETARTNARAVRTAVTSEMWESLNDTWLEFNGQWRKSLKKDNLLSFLDWVKTRSTIFRGAMSGTMLRDEPYAFINVGTFIERTENTARILDVKFHVLLPQGESIGGSVDYYQWATVLRSVSALGSYHWVYRDAIKPWQVAELLILKKEMPRSLVYTLSQVSYYLNQIGDGHGRRYDSQRLAGKLHSELDFSKVDDIFQDGLHEYLDKFLVRNNKLGVAIAEDFHFYL
- a CDS encoding transglutaminase family protein, which translates into the protein MHITINHETVYTYEEPVSYSIQSLRLTPQPYDGQIVRSWSIEAPKAGMLHAFSDSFGNVTHTLVIDKPHEEVRIRVKGEVHTQDTKGFVKGTTDPFPASFYLRETDQTKPDGAIRAIARAAQSNGEGVLDILHALMGTIRDAIDYQTGETHAMTTAIEALTNGAGVCQDHAHVFIAAARAIDIPARYVSGYLLHSADGEESEASHAWAEALVPDLGWVAFDVANSVCTTDHYVRVGVGLDYQEASPVRGVRRGGGDEKLDVSVLVSQTPGSTVNSTGGAQQ